The genomic region atctgtgatcccagctacttgggaggctgaggcaggaggattgcttgaagcccaggaggttgaggctgcagtgagctgtgatcaagccactgaactccagcctgggtgacacagcaaaatccagtctcaaaaaataataataataatattttacataaccaaccacttctaaagattaaaaaaaaccccatgaTTAAAAACCTCAGGTCCCTCAGGCAATCATACCAGATATCGAAACAAAGCAATAACATAAGGACtgcagtatatattttatttttatattatttatttattctttgttagtttgtttttggagtgtgggttttgttttgttttttgatttttttattttgttctactcaattttattcttattgctcaggcttgagtgcaatggcctgTTCTCAGCTaactcaacctccgcctcttgggtttgcgtGATGACGGTTCCACGtcatcggccctccgcctcttggctTTGGATGATGATGGGTCCACGtcatcggccctccgcctcttgggtttgcgtgatgatgggtccacgtcatcggccctccgcctcttgggtgtggatgatgatgggtccacgtcatcggccctccgcctcttgggtttgggcgatgatgggtccacgtcatcggccctccgcctcttgggtgtggatgatgatgggtccacgtcatcggccctccgcctcttgggttcgggcgatgatgggtccacgtcatcggccctcggcctcctgggtttgggtggtttttctgcctcagcctcctgagtagctaagggaGGTGTCTTGAGATGATCatccgctgagggtggaggtgagggtggagctgagggtggaggtgagggtggaggtgagggtggaggtgagggtggaggtgagggtggagctgagggtggaggtgagggtggagctgagggtggaggtgagggtggagctgagggtggagctgagggtggaggtgagggtggagctgagggtggaggtgagggtggaggtgagggtggagctgagggtggagctgagggtggaggtgagggtggaaggggagtgATGAGACACTCGGGAGGTGTCTTGAGATTATCATCCGCTGAGGGTGGAGGGGGATAGAGCAGACACTCGGCAGGCCTGTTGAGATTATAatccgctgagggtggaggtgagggtggagctgagggtggaggtgagggtggagctgagggtggaggtgagggtggagctgagggtggaggtgagggtggaggtgagggtggagctgagggtggagctgagggtggaggtgagggtggaaggggagtgATGAGACACTCGGGAGGTGTCTTGAGATTATCATCCGCTGAGGGTGGAGGGGGATAGAGCAGACACTCGGCAGGCCTGTTGAGATGATAAtccgctgagggtggagctgagggtggagctgagggtggaagaAGAGTGATGAGACACTCGGGAGGCGTCTTGAGATTATCATCCGCTGAGGGTGGAAGGGGATGGAGCGGACACTCGGGAGGTGTCTTGAGGCTCAGGGAGTTTTCAGTTATAGAACGTTGTTGAGTTGGAGGAGGTGGCTGGTGGCCcatcctgttttttaaagtttcagctgTGAGGTAGGGCCAGTGGGGCAATCCTGAAGAATGACGATGCTCCGCTGCCGCCATTCTGACCTGTAGGGACAAAggagggaatgctttcacacaTATCCATTTGATGGACAAAATTACCGCCACCAACACAGTCTGCACCTTCTGTTGCTGGTGATAGATTTTTGCACCTTTCCATCCTCCAGGTTTCAAAATAGCAGTATCAGTGTCATAATATCACCCTTCCACTGAGTACTGCCGACAGCTGGGGGGTAAAGAAAAGTCATTGGGACACACTGTTGTCTCCACATGCCACTGTGTCTGTCTGCAAATGTAGGCAGGCTGGGGTCCTGCCCCAGGGAAGACAGAGTCATAACAGAGTAATAAAGAAGCATGTTTGAGACACAGGAGTGTCTATGTCTATCCTCATTCCTCCCTCACAGCCATCACCAGAGCATGTTTCTTGCACCAGGTCAACAGACAGTAAGAGACAGTAAGAGAGGCGTGAAAAGCCCATTGTCCACACATGTTGCAgcttctttttggagaatgtttTCCAGGCCTTTTATGTTCTGTCTCTGATTCTCAGAACTCTGCAAGGTCAGTGTGACCACCCTGCTCCAAATctaagaaaacagaggtttccagaggaaggagaaattgtgcccagggtcacacagcttgcaagaggcagagtggaagttgattccagctctgcctgcaggcCCCTCTCATTTCCCCTCTGTTTCCCTTCTTGACAAAGGATCTTCTTCACTCTGGAGGTGCCACCCATGAGAACAAAGAGCTCTGGAGAGATGTGCATTCCTGAAGAGCTGCAGGGGAACTGGGAGAGGGTTTTCTGACAGAACAATCTTATCTCAAGGAGTCAGTTAGGCATGgctataatatttcttttcactcccAGGTAATACCAAATTGTAAGTGCACTAAAACATGAAGAATACttttgtccatggaaaaatgaggtgggaattctaaacaaagcaagttttaaaactgtgtttcacTTCAAGTGTACAAGTCCCATCACGTGTAATAGGACTCGGCAGCTTTTGAAGGTACAGAGGCCACACAAGAACCAGCTTAGCTGAGCATCATTTAAGGCCTTCATTTGGAATTGTCCCTGTGGGTAATAAGTTACATTCACTCTTCACTAATTTACAGTCAGGGCccatttgctattacaaatacgGGACCTCTGACACTTAGAATATTAGATCAGGGGCCCCACTGGGTGGGGATGAAAGTGTTTTTGCACAACACGGTTACCAACAGGGATGGGACTGTGATGCTTGTAGGcagcctttctctctgccatCTCCCTCTGCAGGGCTTGAGCACAGAGCTGTAGGGAGAAAAATGTATCCAGGTCCGGACCTGGCAGACTATGtccaaaagcaaggaaaacaagcAAACTTACCCAGTTGCAAAGAGGCTTTCTTGCAGAAGGGGGGATCTGAAAAAGCCAACACATGAGAAATTGAATGTTGAGAGAGTCTAAGGGCCGTGGCATCATCTGCATCAGCACTGAACTATCCTGCAACTGCGGGGAGGAAGCTCCTTACTTTGCATTTGTGGTAGTCCTCTGCCCGCCGCCGCAACTCTTGCGCAGGTTGATACGTTTTCCTATGGATTACAATCACTTTCATCAGATAAAGCACCACTTTcaggatgattttaaataatctgccATATTTCTGTTATCCTCACAACTGTACCCTTACACAATCTATCTATACCTAGAAAACGTATTTCAGATGGCTATAAGAGTACAGTCTGAGCCGgtcacggtggctgatgcctgtaatcccagcactctgggagggcgaggcggatggatcacgaggtcaggagattgagaccattgtggctaatatggtgaaaccccttctctactaaaaatacaaaaaattagccaggcgtggtggcaggcacctgtaatcccagctactcgggaggctgaggcaggggaatcacttgaacctgggaggcggaggttgcagtgagccaagatcacatcattgcactccagcctgggtgacacagcgagactccatctcagaaaaacaaaaacaaaaacaaaaaaactgtacagTCTGATCCAAACTGTTGCTATATTGATTCCTCCTCTTGCTTACTGCCTGCTGACTTCTGAGATGATAGTTTCCTTCCCCATTCTCAGTATATCCCTAATTCATCCTTCACTGAGCATCTTTTCTCATAAAGCTGTATTCTCTTTGTATTAATATCCTCACCGTGTTTCACAGGGCAGAAACAGCTGGGCTTATAAACAGGCATAGTCCTTTTGAAGGATGTGGTTGATCCTACAACAACACACTTTCCTAAGGATGACAACAACTCACCCCCCCCCAGAATGGCTGGTATGAACCGAGTTTCCACACAGTCTAGCTGGCAATGGGGTCAGGAGACGTTTTGCTACTTCACATCTTTTGGTCACTGGTAAATATTAAggtactttgttttctgttttgtgaactctctctctctctcacgatATGTCTTCTgaccatttgtttctatttctgcatttacTGGGTCTAAACATTGTAcaaaggttaaaaacaacactccaatgggcgtttcccaggagggtggggttcagtttctgaactcacttgtaggtgtgtatttctttcgtatccaatttcccattttcctctgcctctgataCCTACCTCTCCTTTTCTGCATGCTCACATTCTTTCATGCTTAGTTTCCTCAGAttagaagggagagaaatgcacacacatgatCCACCAGCCCGTGTGGGATTCCCTCTGCCCTTCTGGCATCTGAAGGCTGTGATTCAAAGATCCCCCCTGCAACCTTTCCACAAATGAACCAACTGATTCTCACAACCGAAGGGAGAATTGATACCTCCCATTGAGGGACAAAAAAAAGTCACACTCTGGCCTGCTGGCAAGTCACCTGTCATTTCCAGCTCATCTTCATAGTTCCATAGTTAGTCCTattctttagtaaatataaagACTATTAAAAGCTTCTATGAGGTGCACTATGTGTGTTTCTGGGGTCAGTCTTGTGCTTGACACAGCGAAAGCTCATTTTAGTTCAGTGTGAAAAACCAGACCTCACCAATTCATCACAACTAACTCCATCGGAAGCAGAGGATTGCTCCTCATCTGACTCCTCCTGTGTGAGACCTGATTCTCAGTCAGAGGCTGATGCCGGAACTGAGACCATCAGCCATAGAGAGATCCTTCCAGAATATGGTGTCATTAACCCCGCAGTTCACTACTGCACTTTGCCATGATTCAGGACTGGAACTCTTGTCATCGACTTTAAAGATCCTGGTTGAGAGAAAAGGCAATCTGAATGCTGGGCGCATCTATTGAATTACAAATGATTGGAATGGCTCCTAAGTCAGGGTGTTATGTCCTGAAAATAGGTGACAATGGCAAACCATCCACCCTGGTGTTGACTGAGTTTAACAAGGTTCAGTTCACAGAGATTGAGGGCAGAAAAAGGAAACGGCCTAAAAAGGGTaagtttgctgtgttgccctcaCACCACTTGATTCATGGTCCTGATCCTAAGGATCTCACCTGATACTTGGTTTTATAGGAAGGATGTGTAAAATTCCCAGAACGCTAGGAAACAGGGATGAAAACACTTCAAAGAGAAAGTTAATCAACTTGTTTCTGACCACAGGGCATCCTTCAGCACATGCTGTCTGGAGTGGCCTCCAACAAGGAGTGTGTGGTGAGGTGCTGAGAATGCAATGGGAGCAGGGTCCTGTCCCCACGCTAAAGAAGCTCACAGTTTAATGCAAATGAGAAGCCAGTGAGGACATCACTACTCCTGCTGTGCACTTGggaactagaaacacaaaacctgaCTCTGGAGGGAAGCTAAGGAAGCATTCTACTCTTGAGTTGGCATAAGTGCATCTGAAGCTTCTGATCTCCGATGAGAACAATGGGGGACACCCAACAGAATATAAAACCCATGATTGAATACATCAAATTGCTAACATGGCAGTAAACAGACATGAGGTGAAGATGGAGAAGAAGGAAACCCAGGACGAAAGTCAGCCTCGCATTTGGAACCCATTTCCCTgagtttcattgctgaattccagAAGGAACTACTGAGATGCAAAGAAGCACAGCAGCTTTTGCACACATGCATGGGATTAGATGGAAAACAAGTGGATTGAGGGTCTGCCAATGAAAGCGACCCATActgaagtccactggctctggttGAGACCCAGAAGAGTCATGCATCAGAATAGAGGTGGACAGGAAATACCCTGGCCTTTGTAGGGACTGAGCCTGCACCGACGACCTCAATTGCAGCCTGTATGGAGGacccctgaccatcccccagaagTAGACTCCCATCTCTTCTGCAGCAAGATAACATGCTACTAGGCCTCAattcattgctaaatattttgtaACAAGTATCTCACTTTTAACAAAGAAAGATCAGTCATATGGCAgcaaaatacaatgtaatatgaCCAAAACATGAAAGACTGTGAAAATGAATCTGGAGGTGACCCAAGCATTGAATTCAacaatccaggctgggtgtggtggctcacactgggaggctgaggtaggcagatcacctgaggtcaggagttcaagactagcctggccaacagggtgaacccctgtctctactaaaattacaaaaattgggctgggcacggtggctcatgcctgtaatcctagcacattgggaggccgaggtgtgcggatcatgatgtcaggagttctagaccagcttggccaatatggtgaaaccccgcctctactaaaaatacaaaaattatccgggcatggtggcatatgcttgtagtcccagctactcaagaggctgagggataagaatcacttgaacctgggaggtggaggttgcagcgagccaagatcatgccactgcactctagcctgggtgacagagtgaggctctgtctcaaaaaaaaaaaaaaaaaaaaattggccaaatgtggtggcacacacctgtaatccaagctactcgggaagctgaggcagaattgcttcaaactgggaggcagaggttgcagtgagccaagattgcaccatagcactccagcctgggcgacagagcgagactctatctcaaaattaaaaaaaaaaaaaggctggctgtggtggctcatgcctctaatcccagcactttgggaggctgaggcaggtggattacctgaggtcagaagttcgagaccagcgtggacaacatggtgaaaccccatctctagtaaaaatacaaaaattagctgggcgtggtggtgggcacctgtaatcccagctacttgggaggctgaggcaggagaatcgcttgaacccaaaaggcagtgagctgagattgtgccattgcactacagcctgggcaacaacagcaaagctccatctcaggaaaaaaaaaaaaaaaaaagagagagagaaaggaaaaccaatgccagtactagcaactcctcttcccccgaaaaaatgacaaacaagaatgtaggaagggaaaggaattataCAGCTTAAACTAATGAAGCAGAAAGGACAAACTCAATTTTGAACCCACTGAATTTGCCacaaatattgtagaaaatattctcaaggacTTTACAGTTGTCTACTTTGATTGGCACATGGTTCATACAACAGTATTTGTGTCAAGGCACATCTTACTGTTTTTTGGCGGTCTTCCTCTTTCCATTGATTTTGTCATGATGGTTGATTTTCGGTGTCACCTTCATCTTATGGATTTTATCtctaacttttcttttcacatgTCTCCGTAGAGTAATGGCGTCTTTCCGGccaattttatttcctggaaaggaagaaactcttttctttgtgtgcataCAAATGGACCTCAGCCCTTGGTGAgagtgaggagaggagaaggtgagaaacctgagggcaagaagctgttctttccctttccagggcAAACTCATTTCCACACTATGGGGACTCCAACAGAGCCATACCTTCCTGTCTACGGCGGTTGGACCTCCTGGCTCTCTGCTGTACATCTGTGGATCCATCATGTCCATTTTCAGACTGGAAGATAGTCTTCAGGAAAGACAactaggaaataataatataagaatgacggctgggcacggtggctcatgcgtataatcccagtactttgggaggccgaggcaggtggatcacggggtcaggagttcaagaccagcctggccaagatggtgaaaccccgtctctactaaaaatacaaaaattagccaggcatggcagcggggcctgtaatccgagctactcgggaggctgaggcagagaaccgtttgaagctgggaggcggaggttgcagtgagccgagatcacaccactgcactccagcctgagggacagaatgagactctgtcacacacacacacacacacacacacagacacacacacacacacacaagaatgacatgaggctggcacggtggctcactcctgtaatcccagcactttgggaggccgaggcaggcagatcacctgaggtcgggagtttgagaccagcctcaccaacatggagaaatgctgtctctgctaaaaatacaaaattagccaggcatggtggtgcatgcctgtaatcccagctagtcgggaggctgaggcaggagaatcacttgaacccagcaggaaaaggttgtggtgagctgagattgtgccattgcactccaacctgggcaacaaaattgaaactctgtctcaaaaaaaaaaaaaaaaaaaataggccaggtgcggtagctcacgcctgtaatcccagcactttgagaggctgaggcgggtgaatcacaaggtcaagagatggagaccatcctgggcaacatggtgaaaccccgtctctactaaaaatacaaaacttagctgagcatggtggcgcacgcctgtagtcccagctacttgggaggctgaggcaagagaactgcttgaactcaggaggcagaggttgcagtgagccaagatcccaccactgcactccagcctggtgacagagtgagactccgtctcaaaaaaaaaaaaaaatgacatgaatatacTTCACACAACGGAACTGTACACTTCAACACGGTTAGATGGTAATTATCATCTTATAAGTATTTTACCACAGGTTAACATGTTTCACAActtgaaaaggaagtaattaccttcagctctctgagttctagaatttgtaacatttcaccccctgctccttcctgatctgcactggagcatcttccttctgtccctgctctactcagagttcactttgccttccctcacatcagcttcattgaggctggtttgaacttaacgcaaaacattctcactaatgactgaattcccaccaagatttccatattatcacagtatgcttttaatcttcgaagatattaaatatttgttctcatcatagctaaaatgcaatgcaaatcccatctcagatgtgggtcagatacctatgaatctcctgaggtagtcattgaaatgacttttttcttgagacggagtgtcactctcaaccatgctgaagtgcagtggcgctaccgtggctcacggcaacctccacctcccagattcaagcgattcttgtgcctcggcctcccaagtagctgggattacaggtgcccgctaccatgcctggctaatttttgtctttttagtagagatggggtttcaccatgttggcccatctggtcttgaactcctgacctcaagtgatccatctgcctcagcctcccaaagtgctgggattacaggcatgagccaccacacctggcctgaaataatatctttcaaattctttgtagaatttgttttttcctgatttctgcacataggataaaaaaaaaatcatgtactaggatttcaagagaagcaatgggtaatctaaaaagatgaaaagagcaaCCACGTCAATCCCACAGCTACTGCTAGATTTCATAGGAAAGGTAGCTGGCCCAGTTTGGAGCTAGGAGAAATgtcaaacacatgaagaaatgagaaGCAAAGAAA from Pan troglodytes isolate AG18354 chromosome 18, NHGRI_mPanTro3-v2.0_pri, whole genome shotgun sequence harbors:
- the LOC750787 gene encoding nuclear pore complex-interacting protein family member A7 isoform X2 — encoded protein: MRVRWMLFWLLFWLLLEFISHQCISVINILADHHHRGTDFGGSPWLGIIIEFLRSYKVVITLWTVYLWLSFLKTIFQSENGHDGSTDVQQRARRSNRRRQEGNKIGRKDAITLRRHVKRKVRDKIHKMKVTPKINHHDKINGKRKTAKKQKTYQPAQELRRRAEDYHKCKIPPSARKPLCNWVRMAAAEHRHSSGLPHWPYLTAETLKNRMGHQPPPPTQQRSITENSLSLKTPPECPLHPLPPSADDNLKTPPECLITLLPPSAPPSAPPSADYHLNRPAECLLYPPPPSADDNLKTPPECLITPLPPSPPPSAPPSAPPSPPPSPPPSAPPSPPPSAPPSPPPSAPPSPPPSADYNLNRPAECLLYPPPPSADDNLKTPPECLITPLPPSPPPSAPPSAPPSPPPSPPPSAPPSPPPSAPPSAPPSPPPSAPPSPPPSAPPSPPPSPPPSPPPSPPPSAPPSPPPSADDHLKTPPLATQEAEAEKPPKPRRPRADDVDPSSPEPKRRRADDVDPSSSTPKRRRADDVDPSSSTPKRRRADDVDPSSRKPKRRRADDVDPSSSKAKRRRADDVEPSSRKPKRRRLS
- the LOC750787 gene encoding nuclear pore complex-interacting protein family member B12 isoform X3, which encodes MRVRWMLFWLLFWLLLEFISHQCISVINILADHHHRGTDFGGSPWLGIIIEFLRSYKVVITLWTVYLWLSFLKTIFQSENGHDGSTDVQQRARRSNRRRQEGNKIGRKDAITLRRHVKRKVRDKIHKMKVTPKINHHDKINGKRKTAKKQKTYQPAQELRRRAEDYHKCKIPPSARKPLCNWVRMAAAEHRHSSGLPHWPYLTAETLKNRMGHQPPPPTQQRSITENSLSLKTPPECPLHPLPPSADDNLKTPPECLITLLPPSAPPSADYNLNRPAECLLYPPPPSADDNLKTPPECLITPLPPSPPPSAPPSAPPSPPPSPPPSAPPSPPPSAPPSAPPSPPPSAPPSPPPSAPPSPPPSPPPSPPPSPPPSAPPSPPPSADDHLKTPPLATQEAEAEKPPKPRRPRADDVDPSSPEPKRRRADDVDPSSSTPKRRRADDVDPSSPKPKRRRADDVDPSSSTPKRRRADDVDPSSRKPKRRRADDVDPSSSKAKRRRADDVEPSSRKPKRRRLS
- the LOC750787 gene encoding nuclear pore complex-interacting protein family member A7 isoform X1, encoding MRVRWMLFWLLFWLLLEFISHQCISVINILADHHHRGTDFGGSPWLGIIIEFLRSYKVVITLWTVYLWLSFLKTIFQSENGHDGSTDVQQRARRSNRRRQEGNKIGRKDAITLRRHVKRKVRDKIHKMKVTPKINHHDKINGKRKTAKKQKTYQPAQELRRRAEDYHKCKIPPSARKPLCNWVRMAAAEHRHSSGLPHWPYLTAETLKNRMGHQPPPPTQQRSITENSLSLKTPPECPLHPLPPSADDNLKTPPECLITLLPPSAPPSAPPSADYHLNRPAECLLYPPPPSADDNLKTPPECLITPLPPSPPPSAPPSAPPSPPPSPPPSAPPSPPPSAPPSPPPSAPPSPPPSADYNLNRPAECLLYPPPPSADDNLKTPPECLITPLPPSPPPSAPPSAPPSPPPSPPPSAPPSPPPSAPPSAPPSPPPSAPPSPPPSAPPSPPPSPPPSPPPSPPPSAPPSPPPSADDHLKTPPLATQEAEAEKPPKPRRPRADDVDPSSPEPKRRRADDVDPSSSTPKRRRADDVDPSSPKPKRRRADDVDPSSSTPKRRRADDVDPSSRKPKRRRADDVDPSSSKAKRRRADDVEPSSRKPKRRRLS